The Papaver somniferum cultivar HN1 chromosome 3, ASM357369v1, whole genome shotgun sequence genome includes a region encoding these proteins:
- the LOC113360861 gene encoding probable S-adenosylmethionine-dependent methyltransferase At5g38780: protein MEITSMNGGDNQYSYVKYSLLQRIGVDSSKVMIEEAIADKLDIQDLKNSFETFRIADFGCSVGPDTFIAVHNIIQALDLKYNSRYHQTAGGLVSSDNTTTPEYHVSFSDNTFNDFNTLFASLPERKYLVSGVPGSFYNRLFPRDSLHFVHTSFALHFLSGVPKEVVDINSPAWNKGRIHYTNAPNEVVAAYTAQHAVDMKAFLCARAQEIVCGGLMVMLIPAIPDGTSPSLSHPGILSDLLGSCLMDMAKMGLVDEDKVDLFNLPVYSTSPKEVKDAVENNGCFSIERMETTLVPPSVMDIGASNIAEIYNDHVRAVGEGIIKEYFGNDITEKLFELYPKKLADSLSILASGKSSLLFVLLKRTKLPLQNE, encoded by the exons ATGGAAATTACCAGCATGAATGGTGGTGATAATCAGTATAGCTATGTCAAATACTCCTTACTTCAG AGAATAGGGGTGGATTCGTCAAAGGTGATGATTGAGGAAGCAATTGCAGACAAGCTTGACATCCAAGACTTGAAAAACTCATTTGAAACCTTCCGCATCGCGGATTTTGGTTGCTCTGTTGGCCCCGATACGTTCATCGCAGTGCATAATATAATCCAAGCCTTGGATCTTAAATACAACTCTCGATACCATCAAACTGCCGGTGGCCTTGTATCTTCTGATAACACTACTACTCCTGAATATCATGTCTCATTCAGTGACAATACTTTCAATGATTTCAACACCCTCTTTGCGTCCCTTCCAGAAAGAAAATACTTAGTTTCAGGCGTACCGGGGTCTTTCTACAATCGTTTATTTCCACGTGACTCGCTCCATTTTGTTCACACATCTTTTGCACTTCATTTTCTCTCAGGGGTGCCTAAAGAGGTAGTAGATATCAATtct CCTGCATGGAACAAAGGGAGAATTCATTATACAAATGCACCAAACGAAGTTGTAGCAGCTTATACAGCTCAACATGCTGTAGATATGAAAGCCTTCCTTTGTGCGCGTGCACAAGAAATTGTCTGTGGAGGTTTAATGGTAATGCTGATTCCTGCTATTCCAGATGGAACCTCACCTTCTCTCAGCCATCCTGGAATACTCAGTGATCTTTTGGGTTCTTGTCTCATGGACATGGCCAAGATG GGATTAGTTGATGAAGATAAGGTGGATTTATTCAACTTGCCGGTGTACTCAACATCACCTAAGGAGGTAAAAGATGCAGTTGAGAATAATGGATGCTTTAGCATCGAGCGAATGGAAACAACTCTAGTACCTCCATCAGTGATGGATATTGGAGCTAGTAATATTGCAGAAATATATAACGACCATGTAAGAGCAGTTGGAGAAGGGATTATCAAAGAATACTTTGGAAATGATATCACGGAAAAACTTTTCGAGCTTTACCCTAAGAAACTTGCTGATTCTCTGTCTATCTTGGCGTCGGGGAAGTCTTCTCTATTGTTTGTTCTTCTCAAACGCACAAAGCTACCGTTGCAGAATGAGTAG